In a genomic window of Prochlorococcus marinus subsp. marinus str. CCMP1375:
- the rsmH gene encoding 16S rRNA (cytosine(1402)-N(4))-methyltransferase RsmH yields MKEESKIVTSKFKHTPVLVNQVLEAIAKLPSELLIKGKLIDATIGGGGHSALILKGFPSLHITGLDQDPSAIDAASKQLLHFGSRAEIISSNFADFVPQEEVAFVLADLGVSSPQIDEAKRGFSFRLNGPLDMRMNPKKGLKADELLEKTEEKALADLIYKYGEEKFSRRIARRIKQDLSANGPYEGTSALAYAIAGCYPPKMRNGRIHPATRTFQALRIAINNELDALQHLLQKAPNWLLPGGVFAVISFHSLEDRLVKKSFLTDERLERITRKPIQADSNEKLNNPRSRSAKLRLAKKRNPNE; encoded by the coding sequence ATGAAAGAAGAATCCAAGATTGTCACATCGAAATTCAAACACACACCTGTTTTGGTTAATCAAGTGCTTGAAGCTATTGCCAAACTTCCTTCAGAATTACTAATTAAAGGAAAACTTATTGATGCAACAATTGGAGGAGGAGGGCATTCTGCCTTGATTCTTAAGGGTTTTCCAAGTCTTCATATCACAGGGTTAGATCAAGACCCAAGCGCCATCGATGCAGCATCAAAGCAACTTCTCCATTTTGGTTCAAGGGCGGAAATTATTTCATCAAATTTTGCAGATTTTGTTCCTCAAGAAGAAGTTGCTTTTGTATTAGCTGATCTAGGTGTGAGTAGTCCACAAATTGATGAAGCGAAAAGAGGGTTTAGTTTTCGTTTAAATGGTCCTCTAGATATGCGAATGAATCCCAAGAAAGGTCTAAAAGCTGATGAGTTATTAGAAAAGACAGAAGAAAAAGCTCTCGCTGATTTAATTTATAAATATGGAGAAGAAAAATTTTCTAGAAGAATTGCTAGACGAATCAAACAAGATTTATCAGCAAACGGTCCTTATGAAGGTACATCAGCTCTTGCTTATGCAATAGCAGGATGCTATCCACCTAAAATGCGCAATGGACGCATTCATCCTGCAACTAGAACTTTTCAAGCATTGCGTATAGCTATTAACAATGAATTAGATGCACTGCAACATTTACTTCAAAAAGCACCAAATTGGCTTTTACCGGGCGGTGTATTTGCTGTTATTAGTTTTCACTCTCTTGAGGATCGATTAGTTAAAAAATCATTCCTTACAGATGAACGCCTCGAGAGAATCACTCGAAAACCTATCCAAGCAGATTCAAATGAAAAATTAAATAATCCTCGCAGCAGAAGTGCAAAACTTCGATTAGCAAAAAAAAGAAATCCAAATGAATAA
- a CDS encoding translation initiation factor, with translation MPKGNWREFAEFAQNNNFLENPSIQNKTDRTVRVQRTRGGKAGKTVTVIKGLDLTVSEAKMLLKQLKTICGTGGTLKEGIMELQGDQVKTSMEFLAKEGFSPRQSGG, from the coding sequence ATGCCTAAAGGAAATTGGAGAGAATTTGCAGAATTTGCACAAAATAATAATTTTCTTGAGAATCCCAGTATTCAAAACAAAACTGATAGAACTGTTCGTGTGCAAAGAACAAGAGGGGGGAAGGCGGGCAAGACAGTAACAGTTATCAAAGGACTCGACTTGACTGTTTCTGAGGCAAAAATGCTCTTGAAGCAACTTAAAACTATATGCGGAACTGGCGGTACTTTAAAAGAAGGAATTATGGAATTACAAGGGGATCAAGTCAAAACATCAATGGAGTTTTTAGCAAAAGAAGGTTTCTCTCCAAGGCAATCTGGGGGATGA
- a CDS encoding NAD(P)H-quinone oxidoreductase subunit H has protein sequence MSQLETRTEPMVVNFGPHHPSMHGVLRLVVTLDGEDVIDCEPVIGYLHRGMEKIAENRTNVMFVPYVSRMDYAAGMFYEAIVVNAPERLANISIPKRASYIRVLMLELNRIANHLLWLGPFLADVGAQTPFFYIFREREMIYDLWEAATGQRLINNNFFRIGGVACDLPWGWLEKCKDFCDWFGPKIDEYEKLITNNPIFRRRIEGLGSISKEKAINWSLSGPMLRASGVPWDLRKVDHYECYDDFDWNIAIAEEGDCYARYRVRIEEMRQSLRILRQACEMIPGGPTENLEASRIAEGKNSPFAGFDFQYVAKKVAPTFKIPNGELYTRLESGKGEIGVFIQGNNDVTPWRFKIRAADLNNLQILPHILKGAKVADIMAILGSIDVIMGSVDR, from the coding sequence ATGTCGCAGCTGGAAACGCGAACGGAGCCAATGGTGGTGAATTTCGGTCCCCATCATCCTTCGATGCATGGTGTGCTGCGCTTAGTAGTCACACTAGATGGTGAAGATGTAATTGATTGTGAGCCAGTTATTGGATACCTACATCGTGGGATGGAGAAAATTGCTGAAAATCGAACAAATGTAATGTTTGTTCCATATGTAAGCCGGATGGATTATGCAGCGGGAATGTTTTATGAAGCAATAGTTGTAAATGCTCCAGAGCGGTTGGCCAATATTTCTATACCTAAGCGAGCAAGCTATATACGTGTATTAATGCTTGAACTTAACAGGATTGCTAATCATCTTCTTTGGTTAGGACCTTTTTTGGCTGATGTTGGTGCTCAAACTCCATTTTTTTATATTTTTCGAGAGCGTGAAATGATTTATGACCTTTGGGAAGCAGCGACAGGTCAACGTTTGATAAATAATAATTTCTTTCGGATTGGTGGTGTGGCTTGTGATTTGCCATGGGGATGGCTGGAAAAATGCAAGGATTTTTGTGATTGGTTTGGACCAAAAATTGATGAATATGAAAAATTAATTACCAATAATCCAATTTTTCGACGTCGAATCGAAGGCCTTGGTTCTATCTCTAAAGAGAAAGCGATTAATTGGAGTCTTTCTGGACCAATGTTGAGAGCATCTGGAGTGCCTTGGGATTTGAGGAAGGTTGATCATTATGAATGTTATGACGATTTTGATTGGAATATAGCGATTGCTGAGGAAGGTGATTGTTATGCGAGATATCGAGTACGAATTGAAGAGATGCGTCAATCTCTAAGGATCTTAAGACAAGCTTGTGAAATGATACCTGGGGGACCTACCGAAAATTTAGAGGCTTCTAGAATCGCGGAAGGAAAAAATAGCCCTTTCGCAGGTTTTGATTTTCAATATGTTGCAAAGAAAGTCGCTCCTACGTTCAAAATTCCTAATGGAGAGCTTTATACACGTTTAGAATCAGGGAAGGGGGAAATAGGTGTGTTTATCCAAGGTAATAATGATGTTACTCCTTGGAGATTTAAAATACGTGCTGCTGATTTAAATAACTTGCAAATTCTTCCTCATATTTTAAAAGGTGCAAAAGTAGCTGACATAATGGCAATTCTTGGTTCAATAGACGTCATTATGGGTTCAGTGGACCGCTGA
- a CDS encoding cysteine desulfurase family protein, whose protein sequence is MKTTPLYFDYQSTTPCLDKVVDAMVPYWSEFWGNPSSRQNRLGLHASAAISLARDKLGSLLQVSPQRLIFTSGATEANNLALLGYSRAKAQETGSTGHLITISTEHRSVIEPLRQLRREGFRVTELTPNVDGIISLDGLSKSFEDDTFLVSVMLANNEIGVLQPIKEIASLCKSRGVIFHSDASQGFGNLPIEIDKLQVDFLSISGHKIYGPKGIGLLVLGSNSIKIKPLQWGGDQENGIRAGTLPVPLVIGMAKAAEIAIEEIDLQVPRIRKLRDKLWQGLRDEIPELMLNGSFDKRLPNNLNFTVIGVNGSRLHKKLRPLISCSSGSACSNGSPSHVLMSLGRTINEAEASLRLSLGRATTLNDVEMAIDIISNTVNYLRK, encoded by the coding sequence ATGAAGACAACTCCATTATATTTTGATTATCAATCAACCACACCATGTTTGGACAAGGTTGTGGATGCAATGGTTCCTTATTGGTCTGAGTTTTGGGGGAATCCTTCTAGCCGTCAGAATCGCCTTGGACTTCATGCTTCAGCAGCTATAAGTCTTGCAAGGGATAAATTGGGATCTTTGCTTCAAGTATCTCCTCAGAGATTGATTTTTACTAGCGGAGCAACAGAAGCTAATAATTTAGCTTTGCTTGGCTATTCTCGAGCGAAAGCTCAAGAAACTGGTTCTACTGGCCATTTAATAACTATTTCAACTGAACATCGCTCTGTAATTGAGCCACTTAGACAATTGCGAAGAGAAGGTTTTCGAGTGACAGAATTAACGCCTAATGTAGATGGAATTATTTCTTTAGACGGTCTAAGTAAATCTTTTGAAGATGATACTTTTTTAGTAAGTGTAATGCTTGCAAATAATGAAATAGGTGTTTTACAGCCTATTAAGGAAATAGCTTCTTTATGTAAATCACGTGGAGTTATTTTTCATAGCGATGCTTCGCAGGGTTTTGGAAATTTACCTATTGAAATTGATAAACTACAAGTTGACTTTCTAAGTATTAGTGGGCATAAAATTTATGGACCAAAAGGAATAGGCTTATTAGTTTTAGGGAGTAACTCTATCAAAATTAAACCTTTACAATGGGGTGGAGATCAAGAAAATGGTATAAGAGCTGGTACTCTCCCAGTTCCTTTAGTTATAGGAATGGCTAAGGCAGCAGAAATTGCTATTGAAGAAATAGATTTGCAAGTTCCTAGGATTAGAAAACTTAGAGACAAACTTTGGCAAGGCTTAAGAGATGAAATTCCTGAATTAATGCTTAATGGTTCTTTTGATAAGCGATTACCCAATAACCTTAATTTTACGGTTATTGGTGTAAATGGAAGTCGTTTACATAAGAAATTAAGACCGTTAATTTCATGTAGTAGCGGTTCTGCATGTAGCAATGGTTCTCCTTCTCATGTATTGATGTCATTAGGAAGAACTATTAACGAAGCTGAAGCTTCATTACGTCTCAGCTTAGGACGCGCAACAACTTTGAATGATGTAGAAATGGCTATTGATATTATTTCCAATACAGTTAATTATTTACGAAAATAG
- a CDS encoding N-acetylglucosamine-6-phosphate deacetylase, which yields MRHLINIRLPSSLPFSLKESLWWIKVDEDGKILSLNPMSDTTPVKGEDWSGDWISPRAVDLQINGGLGLSFVDLDIQQLPKLIELLDFLWAEGVEAISPTLVSCSIKALRNSLDVFRLARQQSSSSRCKLLGAHLEGPFLSKDFKGAHDSKHICLPSLLALEERIRGFEKEITLVTLAPELPGSLEVISKLRELGIIISLGHSAADSETSNLAFKSGVSMITHIFNAMPGLHHRFPGPIGEALSHGEISLGLIADGVHVHPNIASILQKLASDQIFLVSDALAPYGLSKNQFDWDKRVLLIEEGICRLEEGTLAGTTLPLLDGCKRFARWTKQPSAAIWAATVSPRIFLQKRKNIHEFFIGQSLQKLLRWHCNFDSNSLNWNIAE from the coding sequence ATGCGTCATCTAATTAATATCCGATTACCAAGTTCATTACCTTTTTCTCTTAAAGAGAGTTTGTGGTGGATCAAAGTTGACGAAGACGGAAAGATTTTATCTCTTAACCCAATGTCCGATACAACACCTGTTAAGGGAGAAGATTGGTCTGGTGATTGGATAAGCCCAAGAGCTGTTGATCTTCAAATTAATGGTGGACTTGGATTATCTTTTGTAGATCTTGATATTCAGCAATTACCTAAGCTCATTGAATTGTTGGATTTTCTTTGGGCTGAAGGAGTAGAGGCGATTTCACCAACATTAGTAAGTTGCAGTATTAAAGCTTTACGCAATTCCTTAGATGTTTTTCGATTAGCTCGTCAACAAAGTAGTAGTAGTAGATGCAAACTTCTTGGAGCTCATCTAGAAGGCCCTTTTTTATCAAAGGATTTTAAAGGTGCTCATGATTCGAAACATATTTGTTTGCCAAGTTTGCTTGCTTTAGAAGAAAGAATTAGAGGTTTTGAAAAAGAAATCACTTTGGTTACCCTTGCTCCTGAATTGCCAGGGTCTTTAGAAGTAATAAGTAAATTGAGAGAGCTTGGAATTATTATTTCTTTAGGTCATTCTGCAGCTGATTCAGAAACTTCTAATTTAGCTTTTAAGTCAGGAGTGAGCATGATCACTCATATTTTCAATGCAATGCCTGGCCTTCATCACAGATTCCCAGGACCTATAGGAGAGGCTTTGTCTCATGGAGAGATTTCTTTGGGTTTAATTGCTGACGGGGTTCATGTACATCCAAATATTGCATCAATATTGCAAAAGTTAGCGTCCGATCAGATCTTTTTAGTTAGTGATGCATTAGCTCCTTACGGTTTATCTAAAAATCAATTTGACTGGGACAAAAGAGTTTTGCTTATTGAAGAAGGAATCTGCAGATTAGAAGAAGGTACATTGGCAGGAACAACCTTGCCGCTTTTAGATGGCTGTAAGCGATTTGCAAGATGGACCAAGCAACCCTCTGCTGCTATTTGGGCTGCAACGGTATCGCCTAGAATATTTTTACAAAAACGCAAAAATATTCACGAATTTTTCATTGGCCAATCCTTGCAGAAATTGTTGAGATGGCATTGTAATTTTGATTCTAATTCTCTTAATTGGAATATTGCTGAGTAG
- the trpB gene encoding tryptophan synthase subunit beta, with translation MTGTIPSNSQDPDLVLSARPSAHGRFGRFGGQYVPETLIPALTELEQAAATAWKDESFTKELTQLLKTYVGRETPLYEATRLTKHYERGTVGPRIWLKREDLNHTGAHKINNALGQALLAIRMGKKRIIAETGAGQHGVATATVCARFGLECIIYMGQEDMRRQSLNVFRMKLLGAKVRPVTAGTATLKDATSEAIRDWVTNVETTHYILGSVAGPHPYPMLVRDFHAVIGEEAKKQCLEAFGRSPDVLLACVGGGSNAMGLFHPFIEDRSVRMIGVEAAGDGVHTGRHAATITEGRIGVLHGAMSLLLQDSNGQVQEAHSISAGLDYPGVGPEHSYLKEIGRAEYAAVTDQEALSALQLLSEKEGIIPALETAHALAFLEKLCPTLSSGKEIVINCSGRGDKDVNTVAEKLKTKN, from the coding sequence GTGACTGGCACAATTCCATCCAACTCTCAGGATCCTGATCTTGTGCTAAGTGCAAGACCCTCAGCTCATGGGCGATTTGGTCGTTTTGGGGGCCAATATGTACCCGAAACTCTTATCCCAGCTTTAACAGAACTCGAACAAGCAGCTGCAACAGCATGGAAAGACGAATCATTTACAAAAGAGCTAACGCAATTATTAAAAACATATGTTGGAAGAGAAACGCCTTTATATGAAGCCACAAGACTGACTAAGCATTATGAAAGGGGAACAGTAGGTCCAAGGATTTGGTTAAAAAGAGAGGATTTGAATCACACTGGAGCTCACAAAATAAATAACGCACTAGGACAAGCACTTTTAGCGATAAGAATGGGTAAAAAACGAATAATTGCCGAAACTGGAGCAGGTCAGCACGGAGTAGCAACAGCGACTGTATGCGCACGGTTTGGACTGGAATGCATCATTTATATGGGACAAGAAGACATGAGAAGACAATCATTAAATGTTTTTCGAATGAAATTACTTGGAGCAAAAGTTCGACCTGTAACGGCTGGGACAGCAACGTTGAAAGATGCAACAAGTGAAGCTATTCGAGATTGGGTTACCAATGTAGAGACTACTCACTATATTCTCGGATCTGTTGCTGGGCCGCATCCTTACCCAATGCTTGTAAGGGATTTCCATGCAGTTATTGGTGAAGAAGCTAAAAAGCAATGTCTAGAAGCATTTGGGCGTTCGCCTGATGTCCTTCTAGCATGCGTTGGAGGGGGATCAAATGCCATGGGCTTATTCCACCCTTTTATAGAAGATCGATCAGTAAGAATGATTGGTGTCGAAGCTGCAGGAGATGGTGTTCATACAGGGCGCCATGCAGCAACTATTACAGAAGGCCGAATAGGAGTTTTACATGGGGCAATGAGCTTGCTTCTCCAAGACTCCAATGGACAAGTTCAAGAAGCACATTCCATTAGTGCAGGACTTGACTATCCAGGAGTAGGACCAGAGCATAGTTATCTCAAAGAAATAGGTCGAGCTGAATATGCCGCTGTAACTGACCAAGAAGCATTATCAGCTCTTCAATTGCTCAGCGAAAAAGAAGGAATTATTCCAGCCCTGGAGACAGCGCATGCTCTTGCATTTTTAGAAAAGCTTTGCCCAACACTTTCATCGGGGAAAGAGATCGTAATTAATTGCTCTGGTCGTGGTGATAAAGATGTAAATACAGTGGCAGAGAAACTAAAGACAAAAAATTGA
- the purE gene encoding 5-(carboxyamino)imidazole ribonucleotide mutase, producing MGSDSDLPFLEPAIKVLEGFNLQVETRVLSAHRTPLKMVSFAREAEGKGLKVIIAGAGGSAHLPGMVASLTSLPVIGVPIQSKCLKGIDSLYSIVQMPAGIPVATVAINGGLNAGLLAAQILSTIQPELKIKISQYRKELHNQVIHKDKKLIELGASKYLEEM from the coding sequence ATGGGAAGTGATTCCGATTTACCTTTCCTTGAGCCAGCTATTAAAGTTTTAGAGGGGTTTAACCTCCAAGTAGAGACAAGAGTACTTTCAGCACATCGAACACCACTAAAAATGGTCTCGTTTGCTCGTGAAGCCGAAGGGAAAGGTTTAAAAGTCATTATTGCAGGAGCTGGTGGATCGGCGCATCTTCCAGGGATGGTTGCTTCACTTACAAGTCTTCCAGTAATTGGGGTCCCTATACAAAGCAAATGCTTAAAAGGCATTGACTCTTTATATTCCATTGTTCAGATGCCTGCAGGGATCCCAGTAGCAACAGTAGCGATCAATGGTGGATTAAATGCTGGTCTATTAGCAGCTCAGATATTAAGCACGATTCAGCCAGAATTAAAAATTAAAATTTCCCAATATAGAAAAGAACTACATAATCAAGTTATACATAAAGACAAAAAGCTAATCGAATTAGGTGCATCAAAGTATTTAGAAGAAATGTAA
- a CDS encoding thioesterase family protein — MQSKTLQNWLHLQRIVRFGDTDAAGVIHFHQLLRWSHEAWEESLDRYGLKAVDVFPSSLGISTSTSVALPIVHCEADFFLPIGIGDKLNVQLVPVRLNIGSFEVQFTFQRREQNVAVALVRHRSIDSDSRRLCDLPEGIDRWLEASSLHRGVSAI; from the coding sequence TTGCAATCTAAAACCCTACAAAACTGGTTGCACTTGCAACGTATTGTTCGTTTTGGTGATACAGACGCAGCAGGTGTTATCCATTTTCATCAGTTGTTGAGATGGTCTCATGAAGCTTGGGAAGAAAGCTTAGATAGATATGGACTCAAAGCAGTAGATGTATTCCCTTCTTCATTAGGCATATCAACTTCAACTTCAGTAGCTTTACCAATAGTGCATTGTGAAGCCGATTTTTTCTTGCCTATTGGAATAGGAGATAAGTTGAATGTTCAACTTGTACCAGTTAGATTAAATATAGGAAGTTTTGAAGTTCAATTTACATTTCAAAGAAGAGAGCAGAATGTTGCTGTGGCTTTAGTACGACATCGATCAATTGACTCAGATTCACGTCGCTTATGTGATCTCCCTGAAGGAATTGATAGATGGTTAGAAGCATCTTCTTTACATAGAGGTGTTAGTGCGATTTAG
- the bchM gene encoding magnesium protoporphyrin IX methyltransferase, which yields MQVEGLQKLKESEKAEVATYFNGTGFERWNRIYSKSDEVNKVQKNIRIGHQKTVDDVLTWIKEIGEISDMSFCDAGCGVGSLCLPLVALGAGSVSASDISEAMVEETQRRAKIGGLDLNRLNFKISDLESLNGSFDTVICLDVFIHYPQKAAEEMVHHLCGLSKKSLIVSFAPYTPLLALLKTIGQFFPGPSKTTRAYILREKGIINAARACGFEVKRRKLNQAPFYFSQLIEFVKK from the coding sequence ATGCAGGTAGAAGGTTTGCAAAAACTTAAGGAGTCTGAAAAGGCTGAAGTTGCAACTTATTTCAACGGTACTGGGTTTGAACGGTGGAATCGCATTTATAGCAAAAGTGATGAAGTTAATAAGGTGCAAAAGAATATACGCATTGGTCATCAAAAAACTGTAGATGATGTTTTGACGTGGATTAAAGAAATTGGTGAGATAAGCGACATGAGTTTTTGTGATGCAGGTTGTGGAGTCGGAAGTCTATGTTTGCCTCTTGTTGCTTTAGGAGCAGGCTCTGTTTCTGCCAGCGATATATCTGAAGCAATGGTTGAAGAAACACAACGTAGAGCAAAAATTGGTGGCCTTGACTTAAATCGATTGAACTTTAAAATCTCTGATTTAGAAAGTTTGAATGGCTCTTTTGATACGGTTATTTGCTTAGATGTTTTTATTCACTATCCACAAAAAGCAGCCGAAGAAATGGTCCATCACTTATGTGGATTGAGCAAAAAAAGTTTGATTGTGAGTTTTGCTCCATATACACCTTTGTTGGCTTTATTAAAAACAATTGGTCAATTCTTTCCAGGCCCAAGTAAAACTACTCGAGCATATATTCTTAGGGAAAAAGGAATAATAAATGCTGCTAGAGCTTGTGGTTTTGAAGTTAAAAGAAGAAAACTGAATCAAGCGCCTTTTTATTTTTCACAATTAATTGAATTCGTCAAGAAATAA
- a CDS encoding AMP-binding protein: MSNLFSIICNDHNHEECANRVADEFEKGSWVILKTKNQSEQFISSELPPGPGIIIRGGGSTGSYQQCLHHVSHLNQSAIATSQWLKGQGLNPVDCQILNALPLHHVSGLLPWWRSRCWGAKHIWIEAKTMHNPSQLEEKCNSLKGHHQAIRITSLVPTQLTRLIKSPAGVRWLQSCSIIWVGGAPISKALAKASRALNLRLAPCYGTTETTAMVTIQTPEDFLTGQNSSGEPLNDIELRLGTGNTLQIRTQRLAKCIKADGTISSIANEEGWWESGDVAELLIQNHVQQLKIIGRQDTAINSGGEIIFPEKLQVRLLDAAIKRKIAIEAILLTTIKDEEWGERLIALVRLKNSQNDHDLKKSFASLKQIVKEWSSIERPSAWYHCPALSTNILGKWEINKWKSWVIKLNRTNTSM; encoded by the coding sequence ATGAGTAATCTTTTTTCAATAATTTGTAATGATCATAATCACGAAGAATGCGCTAATCGAGTAGCCGATGAATTCGAAAAAGGTTCTTGGGTCATATTAAAAACCAAAAACCAATCAGAGCAGTTTATAAGCTCCGAATTACCCCCAGGACCAGGCATAATTATTAGGGGAGGTGGCAGTACGGGAAGTTATCAACAATGTCTACATCATGTGAGCCATCTAAATCAATCCGCAATTGCAACAAGTCAGTGGCTAAAAGGGCAAGGGTTAAACCCTGTTGATTGTCAAATTCTCAATGCCTTACCACTACATCATGTAAGCGGACTTCTTCCATGGTGGAGAAGTCGTTGTTGGGGTGCTAAACACATCTGGATAGAAGCAAAAACAATGCATAATCCAAGCCAATTAGAAGAAAAATGCAATTCTCTAAAGGGTCATCATCAGGCTATAAGGATTACATCATTAGTACCAACTCAACTAACTCGACTAATTAAAAGTCCTGCTGGAGTACGTTGGCTGCAATCATGTTCAATTATTTGGGTCGGAGGAGCTCCTATCTCAAAAGCCTTGGCAAAAGCCTCAAGAGCATTAAATCTTCGTTTGGCACCTTGTTATGGAACAACAGAAACAACTGCTATGGTAACTATCCAAACGCCAGAAGATTTCCTGACGGGTCAAAATTCTTCAGGAGAGCCATTAAACGACATAGAATTACGGCTTGGGACGGGGAATACATTACAAATACGTACACAAAGACTGGCTAAATGTATAAAAGCAGATGGAACTATAAGTTCAATTGCTAATGAAGAAGGATGGTGGGAATCAGGAGATGTGGCAGAGTTATTAATTCAAAATCATGTACAGCAACTCAAAATTATTGGTAGACAAGATACAGCTATTAATTCTGGAGGGGAAATAATTTTTCCAGAAAAATTGCAAGTTAGATTGCTAGATGCTGCAATTAAAAGAAAAATAGCTATTGAAGCAATTTTACTGACAACTATTAAAGATGAAGAATGGGGAGAACGCTTAATAGCATTAGTTAGACTAAAAAACTCCCAGAACGATCATGATCTAAAAAAATCATTTGCAAGTCTTAAGCAAATTGTCAAAGAGTGGTCTTCCATAGAAAGACCAAGTGCTTGGTATCACTGCCCTGCTCTTTCTACAAATATATTAGGAAAATGGGAAATAAATAAATGGAAGTCCTGGGTAATCAAGCTAAATCGCACTAACACCTCTATGTAA
- a CDS encoding response regulator transcription factor → MDDQQLSTLEDQPKARILLVDDEPGIRTAVQAYLNDEGFDVLTAIDGEDGLQKAKQFMPDVVITDVMMPQCDGYELLRQLREDERLGGTPVIFLTAKGMTIDRTQGYQAGVDDYIPKPFDPDELVARVKNVVKRQERLLAEAARFADTDVGQMAKQITEIKSMLTQNDSNSSRKDLVIPSFTPREASVLQLVAEGLMNKEIARQLETSIRNVEKYVSRLFIKTGTSSRTELVRYALENHLVT, encoded by the coding sequence ATGGATGACCAACAACTATCAACTCTAGAAGATCAACCAAAAGCTCGCATCTTATTAGTTGATGATGAGCCTGGTATTAGAACTGCTGTGCAAGCCTATTTAAACGATGAAGGCTTTGATGTTTTAACTGCTATTGATGGCGAAGATGGCTTGCAGAAAGCGAAACAATTTATGCCGGACGTTGTAATTACTGATGTCATGATGCCTCAATGCGATGGATATGAATTACTCAGACAGTTACGTGAAGACGAGAGACTTGGTGGAACTCCAGTAATTTTTCTTACCGCAAAAGGAATGACAATAGATCGTACCCAAGGTTATCAAGCTGGAGTAGATGACTACATACCAAAACCATTTGATCCAGATGAATTAGTTGCAAGGGTCAAAAATGTTGTCAAGAGACAAGAACGATTACTAGCAGAGGCAGCTCGTTTTGCAGATACCGATGTTGGCCAAATGGCTAAACAAATAACAGAAATCAAATCAATGCTTACACAAAATGATTCCAATTCCTCTAGGAAAGATCTTGTTATCCCAAGTTTTACTCCAAGAGAAGCCAGTGTCCTTCAACTAGTAGCAGAAGGACTAATGAATAAGGAAATAGCAAGACAGCTAGAAACATCTATTCGTAACGTTGAGAAATATGTAAGTCGTTTATTTATTAAAACTGGTACTTCAAGTAGAACCGAATTAGTCAGATATGCACTTGAGAACCATCTGGTGACATAA
- the cysC gene encoding adenylyl-sulfate kinase yields the protein MTAQASNIVWHKASVDRESIEKERGHKSVIIWFTGLSGSGKSTLANALNVALFKKGLATYVLDGDNIRHGLCNDLGFSDSDREENIRRIGEVAKLFLDAGVIVLTAFVSPFRSDREKARKLVKENDFLEIYCAANLDICETRDTKGLYAKARAGEIKDFTGISSPYEEPENPDLKIDTGLKDIDQCVEEVISKLIELNLVK from the coding sequence ATGACTGCACAAGCATCTAATATTGTCTGGCATAAAGCATCAGTTGATCGTGAATCGATTGAGAAAGAAAGAGGCCATAAGAGTGTAATTATTTGGTTTACAGGACTGTCAGGTTCAGGCAAAAGCACATTAGCCAATGCTCTAAATGTTGCTTTGTTCAAAAAAGGCTTAGCTACTTATGTACTTGATGGAGATAATATTCGTCATGGTTTGTGTAATGATTTAGGTTTTTCAGATTCTGATAGAGAAGAGAACATTCGCCGTATTGGCGAGGTGGCGAAACTATTTCTTGATGCTGGAGTAATCGTGCTAACCGCATTTGTATCTCCTTTTCGCAGTGATCGAGAGAAGGCTAGAAAGTTAGTTAAAGAAAACGATTTTTTGGAAATATATTGTGCTGCAAATTTAGATATATGTGAGACAAGAGATACAAAGGGGCTTTATGCAAAAGCAAGAGCAGGAGAAATTAAGGATTTTACAGGAATATCTAGTCCTTATGAAGAACCTGAAAACCCTGATCTAAAAATCGATACTGGTTTAAAAGATATAGATCAATGTGTGGAAGAGGTGATCAGTAAACTCATTGAATTAAACTTAGTTAAATAG